From Pseudobythopirellula maris:
CGCACCCGGCCCTCGGCGGGCGGGGCGTTCCTGGGGGCTTGCCGCTCCCCTATAATCAAGAAACGAACGAGCCTGTTTCGCCCCCCTTGCTAGTAGAAAGTCACCCTCAAGTGCCCGAACAAGTCGTCATTATCGGCAGCGGCCCCGCCGGCTGGTGCGCCGCGATCTACACCGCTCGCGCTAACCTCAACCCGCTCTGCTTCGAGGGCGCCGTGAACGAGGAGAACCGCCAAGACGGCACGCTGCCGCTCGGGCAACTCGCGCTCACCACCGAGGTGGAGAACTACCCCGGCTTCCCCGCCGGCGACCTGAGCGGATACCTCAAGTCGTCGCTCGATGAGGAGCACCATTGGCTCGCCGATATGCACCAGAAAGAGGGCTGCAGCGGGCCGGAGCTGATGCACCTGATGCGGCAGCAGGCGGCCAACTTTGGCACTCGGATCGAGACCGACGACATTGTCGAGGTCGATTTCTCCCAGCACCCGTTCAAGCTCAAGTCGGCCGGTGGCAAGGAAGTCGAGGCGAACTCCGTCATCATCGCCACCGGCGCCCGCGCCAACTACCTCGGCCTCGAGTCGGAGACTAAGTACAAGAACGTTGGCGTGAGCGCTTGTGCCGTGTGCGACGGCGCCTTGCCGCGGTTCCGCGACAAGCCGCTGGTGGTCGTGGGGGGCGGAGACTCGGCTGTCGAGGAGGCGGACTACCTCGCTAAGTTCGCCAGCAAGGTCTACCTGATCCACCGCCGCGAGGAGCTGCGGGCCTCTCGGATCATGGCCGACCGAGCGAAGAACCACGACAAGATTGACATCCAGTGGAACTCGGAAGTCGCCGACGTGCTCGGCGACGACGAGAGCGGCGTGAAGGGCGTGGTGCTCAAGTCGACCAAAGACGGCTCGACCCGCGAGCTCGACGCCGCCGGCATGTTCGTGGCCATCGGCCACACGCCCAACACCCGCTTCCTCGAGGGCCACCTCGAGCTGCACGAGAGCAAGTACGTGAAGTGGACCGTGCCGTTCCGCACCAACACGAGTGTCGAGGGCGTGTTCGCCGCCGGCGACGTAGCCGACGACTATTACCGCCAGGCGATCACCGCGGCCGGCACCGGCTGCATGGCTGCGCTCGACGCGGAGCGATGGCTCGCTGCTCAAGGGCTTTAGTCACTCGGCTTAAGCGGAACCACGGATCTGGAAGCGAGCACAGCCCGCCTTTAGTCCGCGGAGATTTTGGTTAGACTTGAGGGCCGCGACCGGCTGAGCCGGGGCGCGGCCCTTTTCTTATCTAGGCGAACCCTCAGGCGGCAAGAATGGCGAGCGACGCAAACCCTTCCTCTCCGATGTCCGGCTCCCCTTTGACGGGAGTGGAGCGCGACCGCGCGATGCTCGCCGAGGCGAGCGCCCGCGGCACGGGCGCCAAGCTTGGCGCCTTCATGCGGCTCTCGGGCCCCGGCTGGTTGCAGAGCGCCATAACGCTCGGCGGCGGCTCGCTCGCCGGCAGCCTGTACCTCGGCGTGCTGGGCGGCACGAGCCTGCTGTGGCTCCAGCCGCTGGCGATGATCCTCGGCATCGTCATGCTCAGCGCGATCGGCTACGTCACGCTCTCGACGGGCGAGCGCCCGTTCAAAGCGATCAACACGCACGTGAACCCCGTGCTCGGCTGGTCGTGGGCCCTCGCCACGCTGGCGGCGAACATCGTCTGGTGCATGCCGCAGTTTGCTTTGGCAAACGGCGCTCTGCAGCAAAACCTGGCCCCAGGTCTTCTCGGAGCCGACAGCGCACTTGGCGATTTCAACGCCAAACTATTGATCTCGATCGTCATCCTTGTGATCACGGTCGCGGTGACCTGGAGCTACGGTTCGGGCAGTTGGGGGATCAAACTCTACGAGTTGGTGCTCAAGCTGATGGTCGCGGCGATTGTGCTTTGCTTCCTCGCGGTGGTTGGCACGCTGGCATGGAGCGGGGCAATCGACCTCGGCGCCGTCTTCACGGGTTTCATCCCGAACCCCGCCCAGCTCTTCGAGCCCGCCGAAGCCTACTTGCCGTTCCTCGACCAACTCGACGCCGGGGCCCAAGGCTACTGGGCCGACAAAATCGTCGGCTTGCAACTCGATAAAGCGGCTGCCGCGGCCGCAACGGCCGTTGGCATCAACATGACCTTCCTATTCCCCTACTCGCTGCTGAGTAAGGGCTGGGGCAAAGAGTTCCGCGGTTTGGCAATCTTCGATCTCGCCACCGGCATGCTGATCCCCTTCGTGCTGGCCACCAGCTGCGTGGTTGTGGCTTCGGCCACCCAGTTCCACGGCCGTATCGTTCCCGGTTTAGTCGAAGACCTTGAGGAAGAAGCGAAGCCTACCAATGGGGAAGCGAAAGACTTCTACGGTATCGCCTCGAACAGACTGAAAGTGCTAGGTCTTGCGACTGAAATGCCGAAGAAACCGACACTTGATGAACATCTTGCCGAAGCAAGGAAGCTCCCCCTCGAAGAACAAGCCATTGCCGCGATGCTCGTGGACCGCAACAACTTCCGGCTGTCGCAGTCCCTTGCCCCGCTCACCGGCGAGGGCGTGGCGAACACCGTCTTCGGCCTCGGCGTGCTGGGCATGACTCTGTCGACCATCAGCGTGCTGATGCTGATGAGCGGCTTCGCGCTAACGGAGATGCTCGGCCTGAAGCAAAGCGGCTGGCCTTTCCGCCTTTGCTGCCTAGCGTCGGCCGTCGGCGTCCTTGGTCCGTTCTTTTGGAGCAAGGCGGCGCCCGCGTTGGTGGTGCCGACCTCGGTGTTCGGCCTGATCCTGCTTCCGATCGCCTACCTCACCTTCTACCTGCTGATGAACCAGCGGAGCTTGTTGGGCGAGGACCTGCCGCGCGGCGGCAAGCGCGTGGCGTGGAACCTGCTGATGGGCGTCTCGGCGGGCGTCGCCACCGCGGCAAGCCTCTACATGGTCTGGCTCAAGGCGGGCCAGAACGGCATGATCGCCATCGGCGCGCTGCTGGCGCTGGCCTTGGTGGTTCAGTTCACCCGCAAACCTCATGGTTCCCCTCCTCCGGAACGGGGGAGGGGCTAGGGGAGGGGGCTGAAGAGGGTACCCGGGGCGCCCCCTCCCCTAACCCCTCCCCCCATGGGGGAGGGGGATACGATTCGTAGTTCCAAGTGTGAGCGTCAAGGATGGAAAAGCTCTCGGTCAAAGCCGCCCGGCAGGAGTCGGCGATCGGCCAGACGGTTACCGTCGAAGGCTGGGTCCGCACGCGGCGAGACTCGAAGGCGGGGTTCAGCTTCATTGAACTGAACGACGGCTCGTGCCTCGGCAACCTGCAGGTGCTCGCCCCGCAGGAGCTGGCCAACTACGAGTCGGAGGTCAAACGCCTCACGGCCGGCTGCTGCGTCCGCTGCCGCGGCGAGGTGGTCGCCTCGCAGGGGGGCGGCCAAGCGACGGAGCTCAAGGCCGACGAGCTGCACGTGTACGGCTGGGCCGAGCCCGAGACTTACCCGCTGCAGAAAAAGCGGCACTCGTTCGAAAAGCTGCGCGAGTGGGGCCACCTGCGGCCCAGGACCAACGCGATGGGCGCCGTGATGCGGGTCCGCAACCGGCTCTGCCGGTCGATCCACGAGTTCTTCCAGGAGGACGGTTTCCTCAACGTCCAGACGCCGATCATCACCACCAGCGACTGCGAGGGCGCCGGCGAGATGTTCCGCGTCACGACGCTCGACCCAGCCAACGCGCCGCGAACCGAAGCGGGCGGAGTCGACTGGGCCCGCGACTTCTTCGGCCGCGAGGCGCACCTCACGGTCTCCGGCCAGTTGGAAGGCGAGGCGTATGCCTGCGCGTTGGGCCGCATCTACACGTTCGGCCCGACGTTTCGCGCGGAGAACTCCAATACCTCGCGCCACTTGGCCGAGTTCTGGATGGTCGAGCCGGAGGCGGCGTTCTTCGACCTCGACGACAACATGGACCTCGCCGAGCGGTTCCTCAAGCGTTTGGTGGGCGACGTTCTTCGCGACTGCGACGAGGACCTCGCCCTGTTCAATCAGCACATCGACAAGACGGTCATCGCACGGCTGGAGAAGATCGCCGAGAGCGCGTTCGTGCGGATGCCTTACACCGACGCCGTCGCGTTGCTCGAGCAGTCGGGTGAGAAGTTCGAGTTCCCCGTTTCCTGGGGCGCCGACCTGCAGGCCGAGCACGAGCGTTACATCACCGAGAAGCATGTCGGCGGGCCGGTCGTGCTCTACGACTACCCGCGCTCGATCAAGCCGTTCTACATGCGGGTGAACGACGACGACAAAACCGTGCGGGCGATGGACGTGCTGGTGCCCGGTGTCGGCGAAATCAT
This genomic window contains:
- a CDS encoding NAD(P)/FAD-dependent oxidoreductase — its product is MPEQVVIIGSGPAGWCAAIYTARANLNPLCFEGAVNEENRQDGTLPLGQLALTTEVENYPGFPAGDLSGYLKSSLDEEHHWLADMHQKEGCSGPELMHLMRQQAANFGTRIETDDIVEVDFSQHPFKLKSAGGKEVEANSVIIATGARANYLGLESETKYKNVGVSACAVCDGALPRFRDKPLVVVGGGDSAVEEADYLAKFASKVYLIHRREELRASRIMADRAKNHDKIDIQWNSEVADVLGDDESGVKGVVLKSTKDGSTRELDAAGMFVAIGHTPNTRFLEGHLELHESKYVKWTVPFRTNTSVEGVFAAGDVADDYYRQAITAAGTGCMAALDAERWLAAQGL
- a CDS encoding divalent metal cation transporter yields the protein MSGSPLTGVERDRAMLAEASARGTGAKLGAFMRLSGPGWLQSAITLGGGSLAGSLYLGVLGGTSLLWLQPLAMILGIVMLSAIGYVTLSTGERPFKAINTHVNPVLGWSWALATLAANIVWCMPQFALANGALQQNLAPGLLGADSALGDFNAKLLISIVILVITVAVTWSYGSGSWGIKLYELVLKLMVAAIVLCFLAVVGTLAWSGAIDLGAVFTGFIPNPAQLFEPAEAYLPFLDQLDAGAQGYWADKIVGLQLDKAAAAAATAVGINMTFLFPYSLLSKGWGKEFRGLAIFDLATGMLIPFVLATSCVVVASATQFHGRIVPGLVEDLEEEAKPTNGEAKDFYGIASNRLKVLGLATEMPKKPTLDEHLAEARKLPLEEQAIAAMLVDRNNFRLSQSLAPLTGEGVANTVFGLGVLGMTLSTISVLMLMSGFALTEMLGLKQSGWPFRLCCLASAVGVLGPFFWSKAAPALVVPTSVFGLILLPIAYLTFYLLMNQRSLLGEDLPRGGKRVAWNLLMGVSAGVATAASLYMVWLKAGQNGMIAIGALLALALVVQFTRKPHGSPPPERGRG
- the asnS gene encoding asparagine--tRNA ligase; the protein is MEKLSVKAARQESAIGQTVTVEGWVRTRRDSKAGFSFIELNDGSCLGNLQVLAPQELANYESEVKRLTAGCCVRCRGEVVASQGGGQATELKADELHVYGWAEPETYPLQKKRHSFEKLREWGHLRPRTNAMGAVMRVRNRLCRSIHEFFQEDGFLNVQTPIITTSDCEGAGEMFRVTTLDPANAPRTEAGGVDWARDFFGREAHLTVSGQLEGEAYACALGRIYTFGPTFRAENSNTSRHLAEFWMVEPEAAFFDLDDNMDLAERFLKRLVGDVLRDCDEDLALFNQHIDKTVIARLEKIAESAFVRMPYTDAVALLEQSGEKFEFPVSWGADLQAEHERYITEKHVGGPVVLYDYPRSIKPFYMRVNDDDKTVRAMDVLVPGVGEIIGGSQREERLDVLTARMQEQGIEPDDYQWYVDLRRYGTAPHSGFGLGLERMVQFTTGMANIRDVIPFPRTPGHAGF